One Lentibacillus cibarius DNA window includes the following coding sequences:
- a CDS encoding RNA-binding S4 domain-containing protein, whose amino-acid sequence MRLDKFLKVSRLIKRRTLAKEVAGQGRIKINGNNAKASSIVSVGDELVIQFGQKVVTLEVTSLREAVNKDEATTLYRVISEEKVD is encoded by the coding sequence TTGCGGTTGGATAAATTCTTGAAGGTATCAAGACTCATTAAACGCCGGACTCTGGCAAAAGAGGTAGCCGGTCAGGGGCGTATCAAGATTAACGGGAATAACGCAAAGGCGTCTTCTATCGTCTCGGTTGGGGATGAACTAGTGATTCAGTTTGGCCAGAAGGTAGTAACGCTGGAAGTAACATCACTGAGAGAGGCAGTGAATAAGGACGAGGCAACAACCTTATATCGCGTGATTAGTGAAGAAAAAGTGGACTAA
- the yabP gene encoding sporulation protein YabP: MNYYQNDTVNRTQQEHSVKINNRKELEITGVKEVDSFDNEEFLLETVMGYLIVRGQNLQMQNLDVGDGLVSIKGKVYELSYVDDHHQEKAKGFFSKLFK; encoded by the coding sequence ATGAACTATTATCAAAATGATACCGTCAATCGGACACAACAGGAACATTCTGTCAAAATCAATAACCGAAAAGAACTGGAAATAACCGGGGTAAAAGAGGTTGACAGTTTTGATAATGAAGAGTTTTTACTGGAAACAGTAATGGGCTATCTGATTGTACGCGGCCAGAATTTGCAGATGCAGAACCTTGATGTTGGTGATGGCCTGGTTTCCATTAAAGGTAAAGTGTACGAGCTTTCCTATGTTGATGACCATCATCAGGAGAAAGCTAAAGGCTTCTTTAGCAAGCTATTCAAATGA
- the yabQ gene encoding spore cortex biosynthesis protein YabQ translates to MTLSVQFLTMISMTAGGFYLGMILDTYRRLSIHWKSSPFMKYFMEIIFWLTQTMVLYYVLFRVNSGELRFYVFLACLLGFSMYQGLAANVYKAFLEHMIRVVTAMYRFCKRTVQVLVITPVLSLVRFTITIAAFILHVLITLLHWLFKIIYIPCFWLCRLVFRMLPSSFQVNLHKVAGFYSKIENTCRKRIKELLSKRR, encoded by the coding sequence ATGACTTTAAGTGTACAGTTCTTAACGATGATTTCCATGACTGCAGGCGGATTCTACCTCGGCATGATTTTGGATACGTACAGACGCCTGTCAATCCACTGGAAAAGTAGCCCATTCATGAAATACTTCATGGAAATCATCTTTTGGCTGACCCAGACGATGGTGTTATATTATGTTTTATTCCGAGTGAATAGCGGGGAATTGCGCTTTTATGTGTTTTTGGCTTGCCTGCTTGGGTTTTCCATGTACCAGGGACTGGCAGCTAATGTGTATAAAGCTTTCCTGGAACATATGATCCGGGTTGTGACAGCCATGTACAGGTTCTGCAAGCGAACGGTTCAGGTACTGGTGATTACGCCAGTGCTATCACTTGTCAGGTTCACTATCACCATTGCGGCATTTATTCTGCATGTACTGATAACCTTGCTGCATTGGCTTTTCAAAATCATTTATATTCCGTGCTTCTGGCTCTGCCGTCTGGTTTTTCGCATGCTACCTTCATCTTTCCAAGTGAATTTACACAAAGTTGCAGGATTTTATAGTAAAATAGAGAATACATGTAGG
- the mazG gene encoding nucleoside triphosphate pyrophosphohydrolase, whose amino-acid sequence MYQTIEIIGLGAGDLDQLPLGIYRKLTRLEQTVFVRTKEHPVVKELQKEGVEFVSFDNLYETSSQFGDVYEAIVNELVEAARINPVIYAVPGHPMLAEQTVKHLLEQDKVPVEITGGQSYLDALFTALQIDPIDGFQFADGTAFDRSKLHYRQHIIIGQVYDRMTASNVKLELLEDLPPDYSVSIVEAAGSQQQNVTQVQLDQLDRMFESVHNLVSVYVPPAPDDLLLHTFRRLHEVIAALRAPDGCPWDRAQTHETLRQYAIEEVYELVEAIDEQDDDGIVEELGDLLLQVMLHSQIGADDGYFTIDDVIHSITRKMIHRHPHIFADQSAETVDDVYRTWDALKQEEKGEERTSVLDGVPAGLPGLAKAFKLQHKAAKVRFGWDNAEDVFAKFQEEWKEFQGAIANQPSEAVEAELGDVLFVLANLARYYKVNPEIALNRTNEKFVRRFTYIEKQLKDLGKDIQTTSLEEMDYYWKEAKRSE is encoded by the coding sequence ATGTATCAGACTATCGAGATTATAGGACTTGGCGCAGGTGATTTAGACCAATTGCCACTTGGCATTTACCGGAAGTTAACTCGTTTAGAACAAACTGTATTTGTACGAACGAAGGAACACCCAGTCGTGAAGGAACTGCAGAAGGAAGGCGTTGAATTCGTGTCGTTTGACAACTTGTATGAAACGTCTTCGCAGTTTGGAGATGTTTATGAAGCCATTGTGAACGAACTAGTGGAGGCGGCCCGGATAAACCCTGTCATTTATGCTGTCCCTGGACACCCTATGCTGGCCGAGCAAACTGTCAAACATTTGTTAGAACAAGATAAAGTCCCAGTTGAAATTACGGGGGGACAGAGTTACCTTGATGCTTTGTTTACGGCACTGCAAATAGATCCAATTGACGGCTTCCAATTCGCTGATGGAACGGCATTCGATCGCAGTAAGTTGCATTACCGGCAGCACATCATTATTGGTCAGGTATACGACCGAATGACAGCATCCAATGTGAAGCTTGAACTTTTGGAGGATTTGCCTCCTGATTATTCTGTTAGTATTGTTGAAGCAGCCGGAAGTCAACAGCAAAACGTAACACAAGTTCAATTGGACCAACTTGATCGTATGTTTGAAAGCGTTCATAATTTAGTGTCAGTGTATGTACCCCCAGCTCCTGATGATCTGTTGCTGCATACGTTCAGGCGTCTGCACGAAGTTATTGCTGCATTGCGAGCGCCGGATGGGTGCCCATGGGATCGTGCGCAAACCCATGAAACATTGCGGCAGTATGCTATTGAAGAGGTTTATGAATTGGTTGAGGCGATTGATGAACAGGATGATGACGGTATTGTTGAGGAGTTGGGGGATCTCTTGCTACAGGTCATGCTGCATAGTCAGATTGGTGCGGATGATGGCTATTTTACCATTGATGATGTCATTCATTCGATTACACGAAAAATGATCCACCGCCATCCGCATATTTTTGCCGATCAGTCAGCAGAAACAGTCGATGATGTGTACCGGACGTGGGATGCATTAAAGCAGGAGGAGAAAGGCGAAGAGCGGACATCGGTGCTTGATGGTGTTCCTGCTGGACTACCGGGGCTGGCAAAGGCATTTAAACTGCAGCACAAAGCAGCAAAAGTCAGATTTGGCTGGGATAATGCAGAAGATGTGTTTGCAAAATTTCAAGAAGAATGGAAAGAATTTCAGGGAGCAATTGCCAATCAACCAAGTGAGGCAGTGGAAGCAGAGCTTGGTGATGTATTGTTTGTACTGGCGAATCTGGCGCGTTATTATAAAGTAAACCCGGAAATTGCCTTGAATCGAACAAATGAAAAATTCGTGCGACGCTTCACCTATATTGAAAAACAGCTAAAGGATCTCGGGAAAGATATACAAACGACTTCACTTGAAGAAATGGATTACTATTGGAAAGAAGCTAAGAGAAGTGAGTGA